A region from the Triticum aestivum cultivar Chinese Spring chromosome 3D, IWGSC CS RefSeq v2.1, whole genome shotgun sequence genome encodes:
- the LOC123074400 gene encoding NADH-ubiquinone oxidoreductase chain 1-like, giving the protein MAFVQRRKGPDVVGSFGLLQPLADGLKLILKEPISPSSANFSLFRMAPVATFMLSLVAWAVVPFDYGMVLSDPNIGLLYLFAISSLGVYGIIIAGWSSKTGGGRSVAYDIWTNWSKMGLCRRC; this is encoded by the coding sequence ATGGCTTTTGTGCAACGTCGAAAGGGTCCTGATGTAGTGGGATCGTTCGGATTGTTACAACCTCTAGCAGATGGTTTGAAATTGATTCTAAAAGAACCTATTTCACCAAGTAGTGCTAATTTCTCCCTTTTTAGAATGGCTCCAGTGGCTACATTTATGTTAAGTCTGGTCGCTTGGGCCGTTGTACCTTTTGATTATGGTATGGTATTGTCAGATCCGAACATAGGGCTACTTTATTTGTTTGCCATATCTTCGCTAGGTGTTTATGGAATAATTATAGCAGGTTGGTCTAGTAAGACGGGGGGCGGCCGTTCGGTCGCCTATGATATATGGACCAATTGGTCAAAAATGGGTTTGTGCCGCAGGTGTTGA